Part of the Kamptonema formosum PCC 6407 genome, TTCTGCTTCATAGACACGCAACAAATTGGGATTAAGCAGTCCTCGATGGACTAAAGCTTCATCAATTGCATTAGTTAATTTAACTTTGACTCGAACTGCACCCATATTTTGATTGTTATTCCTGGTCGAATTGCTGAGATTTACCATAGTTTTTCCCTCCTATCTTTTTATATTACATATTTTTGTATATGTACTATCGGCTTCAGAGTACCTATTCAATAGGTAATATCCCTCTGTTAATTGATTCTGGCTGCAAATTGCCGATCGCTCCCCACAGATATTAAAATAAGAACAGTTCAGCAAAGTTTCACAGTAATCATTCATGTCAGTATTGGCCGCGATCGCAGTTCTAGCTCTCCTCATCGTCGTACACGAGCTCGGCCACTTCCTGGCCGCGAGATTTCAGAACATCCACGTCAACCGCTTCTCCATCGGCTTTGGCCCCGTGCTCTGGAAATACCAAGGGCCAGAGACCGAATATGCTCTCAGAGGCATCCCTTTGGGCGGTTACGTGGGTTTCCCTGACGAAGACCCCGAAAGTAACATTCCCCTAGATGACCCCAATTTACTCCGAAATCGCCCCGTACTCGATCGCGCGATCGTTATCAGTGCCGGCGTGATCGCTAACCTGATCTTTGCCTACTTCCTGTTAGTGACACAATTTGCCACCGTAGGTATACAGGAATTGCAGCCGGGAGTTGCCATTTCCCAAGTCAGTTCCCAATTGAGCCTCGCTTCACAGGCAGGCATTAAGTCGGGAGACATTGTTTTAGCAGTCAATGAGGAGCAATTAGCGACTGACGTGCCCGCTGTCCAGTCCTTAAAAGACATCATTCAAAGCCATCCCAACCAAAGTATTAAATTTTTAATTCAGCGAGGGAATGAAAAACTGGCGATCGCACTTAAACCAGAAGCCGGCCCCGACGCTAAGGGTCGCATCGGCGTTCAACTAGCTCCCAACGGCGACAAACCGGGAGTTGCGATCGAACCTTTGCCAGAATTGAGTTTAGCAGCATCCGCAGGTATCAAACCCGGAGATGTTATCCTCGCAGTAAACGGTCAGGAATTGGGAACTAAAACGTCACCCATAAAAGCTTTAATGGCAGTCGTTCAAAGCCATCCCAATGAAAGCATTAAAATGCTAATTCAGCGCGATGGTGAAAAATTGGATATTCAGGTAAAACCCCAACCAGACCAAAGCCAAGAACTGATTGCTCTCAAATTAGATGCCAATATTGTCAGGCGCAGAGCTAGCAATATTATCGAAGCATTGAACACTGGAGCCACTGAATTTCAGCGAATTGTCACTCTGACAGTTCAAGGTTTCATCAAACTAATTAGCAATTTCAGCCAAACTGCTGACCAACTTTCCGGGCCAGTCGCTATTGTTGCTATCGGTGCAGATATCGCGCGATCGGATGCAGGAAATCTGTTTCAGTTCGCCGCCCTAATTAGCATCAACCTTGCTATTATCAACATCTTGCCTTTACCCGCCCTCGATGGCGGTCAGCTAGCCTTTTTATTAATAGAAGGACTACGCGGGAAACCCTTACCTGCAAAAATTCAAGATGGCGTTATGCAGACAGGTTTAATCCTGTTGCTAGGTTTGGGAATTTTCTTGATTCTTCGCGATACAGCTAACTTGGCTGGCGTAGAATGGATGAAGAAACTTCTACAACAATAATTAGTTAACTGTTAACGGTTAACTGTTAACCGTTAACAGTTAACCATTAACAATTAGCAATGAGCAAAAAATTGAGTCTGCGGCAGCGATCGCTCGAAATTCTGATCCGACTTAAACGCCTTTATCCCGATGCTCCCTGCACCCTCAACTATGAAACCCCAGTGCAGTTGCTTGTGGCTACAATACTCTCAGCTCAGTGTACTGACGAGCGAGTAAATAAAGTCACGCCAGCCTTATTTCAACGCTTCCCCGATACTGCGGCGATGGCGATCGCAGACATAGAAGAACTAGAAAACCTCGTGCGTTCCACCGGCTTCTACCGCAACAAAGCCAAAAACATCAAAGCCGCCTGTCATCTAATCGTAGAGAAATTC contains:
- the rseP gene encoding RIP metalloprotease RseP, which encodes MSVLAAIAVLALLIVVHELGHFLAARFQNIHVNRFSIGFGPVLWKYQGPETEYALRGIPLGGYVGFPDEDPESNIPLDDPNLLRNRPVLDRAIVISAGVIANLIFAYFLLVTQFATVGIQELQPGVAISQVSSQLSLASQAGIKSGDIVLAVNEEQLATDVPAVQSLKDIIQSHPNQSIKFLIQRGNEKLAIALKPEAGPDAKGRIGVQLAPNGDKPGVAIEPLPELSLAASAGIKPGDVILAVNGQELGTKTSPIKALMAVVQSHPNESIKMLIQRDGEKLDIQVKPQPDQSQELIALKLDANIVRRRASNIIEALNTGATEFQRIVTLTVQGFIKLISNFSQTADQLSGPVAIVAIGADIARSDAGNLFQFAALISINLAIINILPLPALDGGQLAFLLIEGLRGKPLPAKIQDGVMQTGLILLLGLGIFLILRDTANLAGVEWMKKLLQQ